The window CCGGTACGAGCCCGATGGCCGCGCGCAGCGACCCCTGGGTCAGCTCGCGGACGTCGTGGCCGCCGACCAGGACGGCCCCGTGCGAGACGTCGTAGAAACGCGGGATCAGGAGCGAGACGGTGGACTTGCCGCTGCCGGACGACCCGACGACGGCGACGGTCTCGCCGGGCTCGACCGTGAGCGAGAAGCCGTCGAGGACGGGGCGGCCGTCCTCGTAGCCGAAGCGGACGTCGTCGAACTCGATGCCCGCGGGGGCGTCCACCGGGAGTTCCTTGGTGCCGTCCCGCATCGAGGGCTCGGTGTCGATCAGCTCCAGGACGCGCTCCGCGCCGGCCCGTGCCTGCTGACCGACGGTGAGGACCACGGCGAGCAGCCGGACCGGACCGACGAGCTGCGCGAGGTAGGTGGAGAAGGCGACGAACGTGCCGAGCGTGATCTCCCCCCTGGTGGCCAGCCAGCCGCCGAGCGCGAGCATGGCGACCTGCCCGAGCGCGGGCACGGCCTGGAGCGCCGGGGTGTAGCGGGAGTTGAGCCGGATGGTGCGCAGCCGGCCCGCGAAGAGCTTGCGGCTGACCTCGCGGAGCTTGCCGGTCTCCTGTTCCTCCTGCCCGAACCCCTTGACGACCCGGACGCCGGTGACGGCCCCGTCGACCACGCCCGCGACGGCGGCGGCCTGGCTCTGGGCGTACCAGGTGGCGGGGAAGAGCCGGGCCTTGGAGCGGCTCGCGATGAACCACAGGGCCGGAGCCACGGCGAGGGCGATGAGGGTCAGGGGCAGCGACAGCCACGCCATGATCACCAGGGAGATGAGGAAGAGCAGGACGTTCCCGATGGTCATCGGGAGCATGAAGAGGAGCCCCTGGATCAGCTGCAGGTCACTCGTGGCCCGCCCCACGATCTGCCCGGTGGAGATCTCGTCCTGCCGCTTCCCGTCGAGGCGGGTGAGGGTGGAGTACATCTCGGTCCGCAGGTCGTGCTGGACGTCCAGGGCGAGGCGTCCGCCGTAGTAGCGGCGGACGAAGGTGGTGATGTAGACGAGGACGGCGGCGCCGACGAGCAGGCCCGTCCAGAGGCCGATCGAGCTGGTGCTGTCGGAGACCACGTCGTCGATGATCACCTTGGTGATCAGCGGCACGAGGGCGAGCACGGCCATGCCGGCGAGAGAGGAACCGAGCGCCAGCACCACGTTGCGCCGGTACCGCCAGGCGTACCCGGTCAGCCTCCGGACCCACCCCTGTTCCTCCGCGCCTGCCACCCGTACCTCCTGTGTCGCTCCGCCCCACCTGGCCTACCGCAATTCCCCAACGCCGCCACCCCCGGATTTCATCCTTCCGCAACAAAACCCGGTCCATGGTCCGGGACACCGCTCGGGTGGTCCTGGGACGACCGGGGTAGGTATGGGCGCGCGGACGACGCGCTCATGGAACGGGGAACGACGATGGCGAACGACCAGAAGACAGACGCCTACCTCTGCGGCCGGCTGTACGCGGCGCTGGCGGAGCTGGGGCGGCTCGCCGAGGGTGATCATCACTCGCTCAGCAGGTCCGACGTGCAGCGCAAGCTGCTCCTGGAGCCCTCGAAGCACCTGACCGTGCACCTCCACCTGGCCGGGAAGTACCTGCAGACGGCGACCGCCAACAACAGGGGCGGCCGGGCGGCGGCGGTGTTCAGGTCCCTCCCGGATCTGCTGCCCTCGGGGCGGGACCTGCCGGGTTCCCTGCGTGACGGGGCGCTTCAGGAGCGCTTCCACGAGGGCGTCGCCGTCCAGAAGGCGGAGATCGACAAGACCCGGTGAAGCGGGTGCGGCCGGGGCCGGGCTGTCCGCCCGGACCCGGCCGCACGGGTTCCGCTAAAGGTGCGTCGGCTCGAACATCCTCAGCAGGGCCGGGAGCACGACCACGGACGGGCCGGGGGCCGCCAGGGCCTTGCCGAGGTCGGCGGCCAGGGACTCCGGGGTCGTGCGCACGGCGGGCACCCCGAAGGACTCGGCGAGGGCGACGAAGTCCGGGCGGGACAGCTCGGTCCCCGTGGCCTCGCCGAAGGCGCCCGTCATGTACTCGCGCAGGATGCCGTAGCCCCCGTCGTCGACGATCAGCCAGGTGACGGGCAGGTCGTACTGCCGCGCGGTGGCGAGCTCCGCGATCGAGTACATCGCGCCGCCGTCACCGGAGACCGCGAGCACGGGACGGCTCCGGTCGGCGGCGGCCGCGCCGATCGCGGCCGGGAAGCCGTAGCCGAGGCCGCCCGCGCCCTGCGCCGAGTGCATGGTGTTCGGGTGGCGGGCGTCGAAGGCCGACCAGGCCCAGTAGGCCAGGATCGTCATGTCCCAGAAACTGGGCGAGGTGTCGGGCAGCGCCTGGCGTACGGAGTCGAGCACCTGCTGTTCCAGGGTGAGCTCCTGCGCCGCGATGCGGTCGCGGACCTTGCCGAGCAGCGCGCGCACGCGCTCGGCCGCGCTCTCGTCCCGGCGGGGCTCCACCGCGTCCAGGAGGTCGGACAGCGCCTGCCGGGCGTCTGAGTGGATGCCCAGCGCGGGGTGGTTGGACTCCAGCTTCCCGGCGTCGGCCTCGATCTGGATCACCCGGCCGCGCGGGGCGAAGGTGTGGTAGTTCGAGGACAGCTCGCCGAGTCCGGACCCGACGACCAGCAGCACGTCCGCGGACTCCAGGAAGTCCGTGGTGTACCGGTCCTCCAGCCAGGACTGGAGGGAGAGCGGGTGCTCCCACGGGAAGGCGCCCTTGCCACCGAAGGTGGTGACGACGGGGGCGTCGATCCTCTCCGCGAGCGCGAGCAGCTTGCCCGCCGCGTCCGAGCGGACGACGCCGCCGCCCGCGATGATCGCCGGGCGTTCGGCCTTCGACAGCAGGTGGGCGGCCGCGACGGTCAGCTCGGGGCGCGGGTAGAGCTCGCGCGGGGTCGCGTCGAGCGCGCTGACGACGGGCAGGACCGTCTCGGCGAGCAGCACGTCCTGCGGGATCTCGACCCAGACCGGCCCGTGCGGGGCGGTCAGGGCGGACTCCCAGGCGGCCGCGATCGCTGAGGGGATCTGCGACGCCGTGCGCACCGTGTGCACGGACTTCACGACACCGCGGAAGGACGCCTGCTGGTCGCGGAGTTCGTGCAGGTAGCCGTGGCGTCCGCCGCCGAGCCCGGCGGTCGGGATCTGGCTGGAGATCGCCAGCACGGGGGCCGAGGCCGAGGCCGCCTCCTGGAGCGCGGCCAGCGAGGTCAGGGCGCCGGGGCCGGTGGAGAGCAGCAGGGGTGCGACCTCGCCGGTGATCCGGCCGTAGGCGTCGGCGGCGAAGCCCGCGTTGTTCTCCACCCGCAGCCCGATGTACGCGAGCGAGGAGCGGCGCAGTGCGTCGAACATGCCGAGCGCGTGCTGGCCGGGGAGCCCGAAGACGGTGGTGGCGCCGAGGCCCTGGAGGGTCTCGACCGCCAGGTCGCCGCCGTTGCGGCCGGGCGGCGGGTTCAGGGCGGCCTCGGCCTGCGCGGCGGTGAGCTGCGGGCGGTCGTCGTGGTCGTGGCTCACTTGGTGCGGCCCTCCGCGATCTGGCGGGACATGATCGTCGTCAGTTCGTACGCGGTGTGCGAGGCGGCGACGGACGTGATCTCCGCGTGGTCGTACGCCGGGGCGACCTCGACCAGGTCGGCCGAGACGAGGTGGCAGGAGGACAGCCCGCGCAGGATCTCCAGGAGCTCGCGTGAGGTGAGGCCGCCCGCCTCCGGGGTGCCGGTGCCGGGGGCGTGGGCCGGGTCGAGCACGTCGATGTCGATGGAGATGTAGAGCGGCCGGTCGCCGATGCGCTGCCGCAGCTGGTCGGCGATCTCGTCGACGCCGCGCCGCATGACGTCGGCTGAGGTCACGATGCCGAAGCCCATCTTGGCGTCGTCGGTGAGGTCCTGCTTGCCGTACAGCGGACCGCGGGTGCCGACGTGGGACAGCGCCTCGGTGTCGAGGATGCCCTCCTCGACGGCCCGGCGGAACGGGGTCCCGTGGGTGTACTCCGCGCCGAAGTAGGTGTCCCAGGTGTCCAGGTGCGCGTCGAAGTGCAGCAGGGCGACGGGCCCGTGCTTCTTGGCGACGGAACGCAGCAGCGGCAGGGCGATGGTGTGGTCGCCGCCGAGCGTCATCAGCCGGGCGCCGGTGCCGAGCAGGTCGTCGGCCGCCGCCTCGACGGTCTCGACGGCCTCGTTGATGTTGAAGGGGTTCGCGGCGATGTCACCCGCGTCGGCCACCTGGGCCAGAGCGAAGGGGGAGGCGTCCTGCGCGGGGTTGTAGGGGCGCAGGAGGCGCGAGGCCTCACGGATGGCGTTGCCGCCGAAGCGGGCGCCGGGGCGGTAGGAGACGCCGCTGTCGAAAGGCACGCCGACGACGGCGACATCGGCGGTGCCGACCTCGTCGAGCCGCGGCAGCCGGGCGAACGTCGCGGGTCCCGCGTACCGCGGGACGCGGGAGGAGTCGACGGGGCCGCGCGGCGCTTCGTTGCTGCTCATGGGTGCGGGTGCCTTTCGTTGAGCCGTGCACGCCTTGTGGGCGTTCATACGGTAATCAGTGTGTCAGGAGACCGGGCCGCGGTCCGGTCCGGCGGCGGGCCGGTACGGACCCCGGCCCGGCCGGACGGGGCGGCGGCCGGTCGGACGGCGGTCAGACGTTGACCGGGTCCTGCGGGGCCGGTTCCTCGGCGGCCCGGCCGGCCAGACGCTCCCGCCAGGCGGCCAGCACGGCCGCGTCGGTCGGCTTCGTCGCCAGCGAGACGACGACGTACACGGCGAGCGAGGCGATCAGCCCGTAGTAGACCGGCTCGTTGGCGAGGATCCCGTAGCCCGCCATCAGCCCGATCACGGCCGCACCGCCGACGGCCACGGCGGCCAGCGCACCGGCCGCCGTCCCGCGACGCCACAGCAGACCGCCCAGGATCGGTACCAGCAGTCCGCCGACCAGCAGGTTGTAGGCGACGGTCAGGGCCTCGACGACGTTGTTGAGCGCGATGGCGATCACGATGACGGCCACGCCCATGATGAGGATGAAGGCCCGGTTGCCCTTCACCTCGTCCCGCTCCTCGCCGCCCTCCCGGACGACGGCGCCCCTCAGCCGCGACCAGATGTCGTTGTTGGCCACGGTCGCGCAGGCGATGAGCGCGCCGGAGGACGTGGACATCACCGCGGCGAGCGCGGCGGCCAGCACCAGTCCGCGCACGCCGACCGGCAGTTCGTCCTTCACGATCGTCGCGAACGCGGCGTCGGCGCTGGGCAGCTTCGGGTACATCACCTTGGCGGCGGTCCCGATGACGGCCCCGGCGACCGCGTAGACCAGGCAGTACGTACCCGCGACGGTGCCGCCCCAGCGCGCCGTACGGTCGCTGCGGGCGGTGAACACGCGCTGCCAGATGTCCTGTCCGATGAGCATGCCGAAGGTGTAGATCAGGACGTACGTGAAGATCGTCTCGCCGCCGATGCCCAGCGGGTCGAAGTACTCCGTCGGGAGCTTCGCCTTCATCTCGCTGAAGCCGCCCGCCTTCACCACGGCGATCGGGAGGAGCAGGAGCAGGACACCGATCGTCTTGACGACGAACTGCACCATGTCGGTGATCGTGATCGACCACATGCCGCCGAGCGTCGAGTAGGCGACGACGATGGTGCCGCCGAGGATGATCGCGACGGTGCGGTTCACGTCGAACAGGACGTCGAAGATGGTGGCGTAGGCGATGGTCGACGTCACCGCGAGCATCAGCGTGTACGCCCACATCACGACGCCGGAGATGACTCCGGCCCGGCCGCCGTAGCGCAGGTCGAGCATCTCGGAGACGGTGTAGACCTTCAGCCGGGCGATGCGGGCCGAGAAGAAGACGGACAGGGCGAGCAGCCCGAGGCCGATGGTGAAGACCATCCAGGCGCCGGACAGGCCGTACTGGTAGCCGAGGCCCACGCCGCCGATCGTCGAGGCTCCGCCGAGGACGATCGCGGCCATGGTCCCGGAGTACATCCAGGGGCCCAGCCTCCGCCCGGCGACCAGGAACTCGCTCTTGGACCTGGCGCGGCGCATGCCCCACCAGCCCATGGCGAGCATGCCGGCCAGATAGACGACGATCACCGCGTAGTCGACAGCCATGGGCCTTCCTCCGTCTCGATTGCGCTCCGGGTCGTGTGGTCAGGAAGACGCTAGGTGGCCGAAAGCCGACGCTGAAGTGTACGTTTCCTCCACCCTGACCACTCCGAGTGGATGGACCATCCATGCCGGACTCCCCCGCCGGGCCGCCCGCCCCTCCGATCCCGCTGGCCGAACTGCTGGCCAGGGAGGAACTCGGCCTGCGCCGGATCGCCGGTCCGGAGCACGCCGACCTGCTGTGGGTGCACACCTCGGAGATGGCCGACCCGTATCCCTATCTGCTCGGCGGCGAGCTGCTGCTGACGGCCGGGGTCCAGCTCACGGACGCGGACACCTATGTCGCCCGGCTCGTGCAGGCGGGCGCCTCGGCACTGGGCTTCGGGGTGGCCCCGGTGCACGACACGGTCCCGGACGCGCTGGTGGAGGCCTGCGAGCGGCACGGCCTGCCGCTCGTGGAGGTGCCCCGCGAGACCCGCTTCACCACGATCGCCCGGGCGGTGTGGCGGCTCATGGCCGAGGCCCGGCACCGCGAGCTGCGCCGGGTGACCCGGGCCCAGCAGGCCCTGGCGACCGCCGCCGCCCGCCCCGACCCGGTGCCCGCGGTGCTCCGGCAGCTCGCCGTGCAGCTGGACGGACGGGTCGCGCTCCTCACCGCGGACGGCGAGGTGCTGCACGCGGCGGGCGGGCGCACGGCGCCGGACGTGCGCACGGCGCTGGCCCGGCTCGCCCGTGTGGTGGCACCCGCCGCGCTGCCCGGGGCGCCGCCCGCCCCCGGTGCCGCCCCGGGCCGGAAGCCGAGCCCCGCGTCAGCTACCGACACCCGGGGCGGCACCCATCTGTTCGCGTACGCGCTCGGCGGCGGCCAGGGACTGGCCCTCGCCCTGGCGACGCCCCGCCGCGACTCCGGCGACCACACCGTCGCGGGGATCGCCGTCGTGCTGCTGTCCCTGCTCACCGCCCCGCACCAGGGCGCCGACGCGGCGGGACGTTCGGCCGCGCTCGTACGCCTCCTCCTGGGCGCGGCGCCGCAGGACGTCGCCCCGCTGCTGGGCGCCGGGGACTCCTGGACGGTGGTCCACGCCCGCCGCGCCGACGGTTCCCCGGCCGACGCGCTGAGCGCCGGAGCCCTCGGCGCGACCCTGGGCTCGGCCCTGTCGGACACGGACCGGGAGACCGTACGCATCCTGCTCCCCGGCCCGCACGAACCGGTGGGCCCGCAGCCCGGCTGGACCCTCGGCGTCTCCGGCCCCGCCCCGGTCACCGCCCTGCCCGACGCCGACACCCAGGCATCCCGGGCCCTGGGCCACGCCGAGGCGACCCGCACCCCGCTCGGCACCCACGGCCCCGGCACCGGAGGACTGTCCGCGCTGATCCCGGCCGACCGCGCCGAGGCCCACGCCCGCGCACTGCTGGCCCCGCTCACCGAACCACTGGCCGAGACGCTGCGCTGCTGGCTGAGCCTCCACGGCAGCTGGGACCGCACGGCGGTGGCGCTCAAGGTCCACCGCAACACGGTCCGCCAGCGCATCGCCCGGTGTGCGGCGCTGCTGGACGCGGACCTGGACGACATGGACGTACGGACGGAGCTGTGGTTCGCACTGCGGCAGGGATGACGTCGCCCGGCCCGGCCCGAAGGAAAAGACGGGGCGGCGACGACGGCCCCCTGTGAGGATGGGGCGGCTCCTCCCCCTACCCCTGAAGGACGTGAACCCCCATGGCCCGCACGGTCACACTCATCAGGTCGGCTTCCCTGTCCGACGTGGCCGAGTACGCCTACGCCGCCACCGCCCCCGCCGACGCACGCCTGATCTTCCTCGCCGGGTCCTGCCCGCTGAACGAGGACGGTTCGACGGCGGCGGTCGGCGACTACGCGGGCCAGGCGGCGAAGGCGTTCGAGAACATGCGCACCGCACTCGGCGACGCGGGCGCCCGCCTGGACGACGTCATCAGCACGCGGGTGCTCGTCGCGTCCTCGCGGCAGGAGGACCTCGTGACCGCCTGGCGCGTGGTCCGGGCCGGCTTCGGCGACCACGACGCCCCGAGCACGCTGCTGGGCGTCACGGTCCTCGGGTACCGCGACCAGCTCGTCGAAATCGAAGCCGTCGCCGCCGTACGCGACGACTCCTGACGGCGGCTCCCCGGCACGCGCTGCGGGAAGGCACGTCGAGGCGGCGCACCCCGTGCCGGTCGTCGCGCACCCCGGCACCGAGGACGCAGCACGGCCCGCCCTCCGGACCGAGCGGCGGGAGCGGCCTCGGCACCCGTGAGGGACCGGCGTGTCATGCCGTCACCATCGGACCCCCGCCGGGCAGCAGAACGCTCGACCGGGGGCTTCCGGCCGAGCGTGTGCGTCGAGCCTCCTACGGCCCGGTCAGCGGTAGTGCGCCCACCACAGGTTGTAGGAGATGCCGTCACCTTCGGCGCAGTAGTAGAACTCCGGGCGGGGGTTCGTGCTGCCGTACTGACTCTTGTTCCTGTCATCGGCCTCGAACTTGCACTGCACGTACGGCGTCTGCTGAGGGGTGCCGTAGTAGGTGCCGACCCTGTCGTTGTGCAGCTCCGCGGCGTGGGCGACACCGGCGGTGACAAGACCGGTGGCGGCGGTGGTGGCCATGAGGACACCGGCACCGAGGTGCCAGAATTTCTTGATCATGGAAGGGATTTAAGCCACCTTTATTTGACACGTCAAGCGTTATATTCGGAAGGGGGAATTCCGCATGACCGGCCACCCACCGCGAACCGCGCCCGACGCCCCCGCCGGTCAGATCCGACCCACCGGCCCGGACTCTCGGGCGGAAAGGCGTTCGCCCCTGCTCCGCGCGATCCGGTGGACGTCCCGTAGCGACTCGGCGATACGCGCCACGAGGAATCGCAGTTGAGGGAGCGTCACATGCGGATCGTCGCGCATGTCGTCGGCGTGACAGAGCAGTTCGGCGGCCATGCCGAGCTGCACACTCTCGACGCCGTCCGCCATCCGGGAGACGTACCCCGTGCCGTCACCGAGGACGTAACAGGGCTTGCCCTCCGGCCCGGCCCACGGCAGCAGTCGCGGCGCGTCGGGGGTCGGACCGGTCATACGACCCACCCCACGCCGCACCCAGGGCAGCGCCTGATGTCGATCCCGTACATCGCGAGCCACAGCGACCGCTCTCGCGCCGGACCGGAATCGCACTCGGGGGGAGGGGGCGGCCGGCGGTCCGCCGGGGCCGACGGGACCGGCTGAAGGAGACGCAGCAGCGTCTCAAGGGTGCGGATGGTGCGGTGCAGCATGCCGTCAACTCCGTTGCATGGGGGCGATACCAGAGGCCGCGGTCTGCGGGCAGCCCCTGGATACGTGTCGGTCGGTAGTGATCCAGTCACAGAGTGGAACGGCCGGGACTAGGCTCGCCAGGGGGGTTTTGGTGACACGTGCTTCGTCACACAGGAGTTGACGTTGAGTAATAGCTATGGGGACTGGTTCAAGGAGCAGCGCCTCGCCGCCGGACTGACCCAGCAGGAACTGGCCGACGCCGCGATCATGACCCGTTCGCACATCGCGCACATCGAGGCGGGGCGCCGCATTCCGTCGAAGGAAGACGCGCGGCGGCTCGACAACGCCCTGAACACGGGGAATGTGCTGAGTAGTTTCCTGCCGGGGGACGACGGCACGATCGCCGACTACTTCGAGTCGGCCCGTCGGCTCGAACGCCAGGCAACGATGATCCGCGAATACGCGCTCACCTTCATGCCCGGCATCCTGCAGACGGAGCGCTACGCCAGGGCCGTCCTCAGCACGGCGTTCCCTCCCAGGAGTGATGAGGAATGTGACAGGCACGTTGTCACACGCCTGGAGCGGGCAAAGGTCCTGGACGATCCCGTAACGCCCATAGTCTGGGCGCTGCTCGACGAGGCGGTACTACGACGTCCGGCCGGTACTCCGCAGGTCATGGCCGAACAGATCATGCACGTCGTACGGCTGGGAGAGCGTGGCCGGGTGCGCGTGCATGTGCTTCCCATGAATGTGGGCATCCACCCGATCAGTCAGGGCATGGTCACGCTCATGTCGTTCGAGGATCAGCCTCCTGCCGCGTACAGCGAGGGGCTTTCGACGGGAAAGGTCCACGAATCGCCGGCTGTTGTCGCCCGGCTACAGGACATTTACGCTCTCGCCCTGAGCGACGCACTTCCACAGACGCAATCACTCGCCATGCTGCGGGCGACAGCTAAGGAGTATGGGCATGATGCTTGAGTGCACGATCCCGGACTCGTCCGAGCTGCGCGGCTGGCGCAGGTCGACGCACAGCGGTCCCGAATCGGGCAGTTGCGTGGAGGTC is drawn from Streptomyces sp. NBC_00178 and contains these coding sequences:
- a CDS encoding thiamine pyrophosphate-binding protein; this translates as MSHDHDDRPQLTAAQAEAALNPPPGRNGGDLAVETLQGLGATTVFGLPGQHALGMFDALRRSSLAYIGLRVENNAGFAADAYGRITGEVAPLLLSTGPGALTSLAALQEAASASAPVLAISSQIPTAGLGGGRHGYLHELRDQQASFRGVVKSVHTVRTASQIPSAIAAAWESALTAPHGPVWVEIPQDVLLAETVLPVVSALDATPRELYPRPELTVAAAHLLSKAERPAIIAGGGVVRSDAAGKLLALAERIDAPVVTTFGGKGAFPWEHPLSLQSWLEDRYTTDFLESADVLLVVGSGLGELSSNYHTFAPRGRVIQIEADAGKLESNHPALGIHSDARQALSDLLDAVEPRRDESAAERVRALLGKVRDRIAAQELTLEQQVLDSVRQALPDTSPSFWDMTILAYWAWSAFDARHPNTMHSAQGAGGLGYGFPAAIGAAAADRSRPVLAVSGDGGAMYSIAELATARQYDLPVTWLIVDDGGYGILREYMTGAFGEATGTELSRPDFVALAESFGVPAVRTTPESLAADLGKALAAPGPSVVVLPALLRMFEPTHL
- the speB gene encoding agmatinase; amino-acid sequence: MSSNEAPRGPVDSSRVPRYAGPATFARLPRLDEVGTADVAVVGVPFDSGVSYRPGARFGGNAIREASRLLRPYNPAQDASPFALAQVADAGDIAANPFNINEAVETVEAAADDLLGTGARLMTLGGDHTIALPLLRSVAKKHGPVALLHFDAHLDTWDTYFGAEYTHGTPFRRAVEEGILDTEALSHVGTRGPLYGKQDLTDDAKMGFGIVTSADVMRRGVDEIADQLRQRIGDRPLYISIDIDVLDPAHAPGTGTPEAGGLTSRELLEILRGLSSCHLVSADLVEVAPAYDHAEITSVAASHTAYELTTIMSRQIAEGRTK
- a CDS encoding sodium:solute symporter; this translates as MAVDYAVIVVYLAGMLAMGWWGMRRARSKSEFLVAGRRLGPWMYSGTMAAIVLGGASTIGGVGLGYQYGLSGAWMVFTIGLGLLALSVFFSARIARLKVYTVSEMLDLRYGGRAGVISGVVMWAYTLMLAVTSTIAYATIFDVLFDVNRTVAIILGGTIVVAYSTLGGMWSITITDMVQFVVKTIGVLLLLLPIAVVKAGGFSEMKAKLPTEYFDPLGIGGETIFTYVLIYTFGMLIGQDIWQRVFTARSDRTARWGGTVAGTYCLVYAVAGAVIGTAAKVMYPKLPSADAAFATIVKDELPVGVRGLVLAAALAAVMSTSSGALIACATVANNDIWSRLRGAVVREGGEERDEVKGNRAFILIMGVAVIVIAIALNNVVEALTVAYNLLVGGLLVPILGGLLWRRGTAAGALAAVAVGGAAVIGLMAGYGILANEPVYYGLIASLAVYVVVSLATKPTDAAVLAAWRERLAGRAAEEPAPQDPVNV
- a CDS encoding PucR family transcriptional regulator — encoded protein: MPDSPAGPPAPPIPLAELLAREELGLRRIAGPEHADLLWVHTSEMADPYPYLLGGELLLTAGVQLTDADTYVARLVQAGASALGFGVAPVHDTVPDALVEACERHGLPLVEVPRETRFTTIARAVWRLMAEARHRELRRVTRAQQALATAAARPDPVPAVLRQLAVQLDGRVALLTADGEVLHAAGGRTAPDVRTALARLARVVAPAALPGAPPAPGAAPGRKPSPASATDTRGGTHLFAYALGGGQGLALALATPRRDSGDHTVAGIAVVLLSLLTAPHQGADAAGRSAALVRLLLGAAPQDVAPLLGAGDSWTVVHARRADGSPADALSAGALGATLGSALSDTDRETVRILLPGPHEPVGPQPGWTLGVSGPAPVTALPDADTQASRALGHAEATRTPLGTHGPGTGGLSALIPADRAEAHARALLAPLTEPLAETLRCWLSLHGSWDRTAVALKVHRNTVRQRIARCAALLDADLDDMDVRTELWFALRQG
- a CDS encoding RidA family protein — translated: MARTVTLIRSASLSDVAEYAYAATAPADARLIFLAGSCPLNEDGSTAAVGDYAGQAAKAFENMRTALGDAGARLDDVISTRVLVASSRQEDLVTAWRVVRAGFGDHDAPSTLLGVTVLGYRDQLVEIEAVAAVRDDS
- a CDS encoding helix-turn-helix domain-containing protein, producing MSNSYGDWFKEQRLAAGLTQQELADAAIMTRSHIAHIEAGRRIPSKEDARRLDNALNTGNVLSSFLPGDDGTIADYFESARRLERQATMIREYALTFMPGILQTERYARAVLSTAFPPRSDEECDRHVVTRLERAKVLDDPVTPIVWALLDEAVLRRPAGTPQVMAEQIMHVVRLGERGRVRVHVLPMNVGIHPISQGMVTLMSFEDQPPAAYSEGLSTGKVHESPAVVARLQDIYALALSDALPQTQSLAMLRATAKEYGHDA